Proteins encoded by one window of Candidatus Methylomirabilota bacterium:
- a CDS encoding D-2-hydroxyacid dehydrogenase, which produces MKILFVPNLIVSGLSAGDRARILAAAGPDTSIVEAKDRAAQRRELPDTDIIFGRVHPELFSLATKLVYYHSIGAGVDSILTTELINHPAPLASEKGEVGIHLAEHAFALLLAITRGLHTAIRTPDYELREPIRVHQRELYEQTMGIVGFGGTGRAVARRAVGFGMRVLGVDIEPVDPEAGVEAIWPADRLADLLAASDVVVIGLPLTKATHHLFTRERFLQMKRTAILINVTRGEIVRGEDVLAALDEGLIWAVGLDVTDPEPLPKGHALWTHPRAVITPHTAGGSPRRAARVIDTFCENLRRLRSNRPLLALIDKQKGY; this is translated from the coding sequence GTGAAGATCCTGTTCGTCCCGAACTTGATCGTTTCGGGCCTGAGCGCCGGCGACCGCGCCCGCATCCTGGCGGCGGCCGGCCCGGACACGAGCATCGTGGAGGCGAAGGACCGGGCGGCCCAGCGCCGCGAGCTGCCCGACACCGACATCATCTTCGGGCGCGTCCATCCCGAGCTGTTCTCGCTGGCCACGAAGCTCGTCTACTACCACTCGATCGGGGCCGGCGTCGACAGCATCCTCACCACCGAGCTGATCAACCACCCGGCCCCGCTGGCCAGCGAGAAGGGCGAGGTCGGCATCCACCTGGCCGAGCACGCCTTCGCCCTGCTGCTAGCGATCACCCGCGGGCTGCACACCGCGATCCGGACGCCGGACTACGAGCTGCGCGAGCCGATCCGGGTGCACCAGCGCGAGCTGTACGAGCAGACCATGGGCATCGTCGGCTTCGGCGGCACCGGCCGCGCGGTGGCCCGGCGCGCGGTCGGCTTCGGCATGCGCGTGCTCGGGGTGGATATCGAGCCGGTCGATCCCGAGGCGGGCGTCGAGGCGATTTGGCCGGCGGACCGGCTGGCCGATCTGCTCGCGGCCTCCGACGTGGTGGTGATCGGCCTGCCCCTGACCAAGGCCACGCACCATCTCTTCACCCGTGAGCGCTTCCTGCAGATGAAGCGCACCGCGATCCTCATCAACGTCACCCGGGGCGAGATCGTACGCGGCGAGGACGTGCTGGCCGCGCTGGACGAAGGCCTCATCTGGGCGGTCGGTCTCGACGTCACCGACCCCGAGCCTCTCCCGAAGGGCCACGCGCTCTGGACGCACCCGCGCGCGGTCATCACCCCGCACACCGCGGGCGGCTCCCCGCGGCGCGCCGCCCGCGTCATCGACACCTTCTGCGAGAACCTCCGCCGCCTCCGATCCAACCGCCCCCTCCTCGCCCTCATCGACAAGCAAAAAGGCTACTAA
- a CDS encoding 2-hydroxyacid dehydrogenase, with protein sequence MATKILFAPKQSDAVLDIARSLTPKGFELLIAEFGTPEFYAAAGQAEYYLGLARQMGGEFFRSAPNLKLVQLLSAGYDRVDIEAARKAGVPVCNNGGANAIAVAEHTMMLMLAVLKRVVRFHNDVVAGKWRVGGFDDQRVYELSRRTLGIIGLGNIGKKVARRALAFDMTVLYYDIARLSEAEEDALGVRFVLLPELLRTADVVSLHVPLDDSTRHLMGVGELAQMKPGAILINTCRGPVVDEGALYEALRAGRPAAAGLDVLVEEPPAKDHPLFALPNVTLTPHSAGPTWENWTARFRNGFDNIQRVAAGRAPKWVIPELSS encoded by the coding sequence ATGGCCACCAAGATCCTGTTCGCGCCAAAGCAGTCCGACGCGGTGCTCGACATCGCGCGCTCGCTCACGCCCAAGGGCTTCGAGCTGCTGATCGCCGAGTTCGGCACGCCCGAGTTCTACGCGGCGGCCGGGCAGGCGGAGTACTACCTGGGTCTCGCGCGCCAGATGGGCGGCGAGTTCTTCCGCTCGGCGCCGAACCTCAAGCTGGTGCAGCTGCTCTCCGCCGGCTACGACCGCGTGGACATCGAAGCCGCGCGCAAGGCGGGAGTGCCGGTCTGCAACAACGGCGGGGCCAACGCGATCGCGGTGGCCGAGCACACCATGATGCTGATGCTGGCCGTGCTCAAGCGCGTGGTGCGCTTCCACAACGACGTGGTCGCCGGCAAGTGGCGGGTCGGCGGCTTCGACGACCAGCGCGTGTACGAACTGTCGCGGCGCACTCTCGGCATCATCGGCCTCGGCAACATCGGCAAGAAGGTGGCGCGGCGCGCGCTCGCCTTCGACATGACGGTGCTCTACTACGACATCGCGCGGCTGAGCGAGGCGGAGGAGGACGCGCTCGGGGTGCGCTTCGTGCTGCTGCCCGAGCTGCTGCGCACCGCGGACGTGGTGAGCCTGCACGTCCCGCTCGACGACTCGACCCGCCATCTCATGGGGGTGGGGGAGCTCGCCCAGATGAAGCCGGGCGCGATCCTGATCAACACCTGTCGCGGGCCGGTGGTGGACGAGGGCGCGCTCTACGAGGCGCTCAGGGCGGGCCGGCCGGCCGCGGCCGGGCTCGACGTGCTGGTCGAGGAGCCCCCCGCCAAGGACCACCCGCTCTTCGCGCTGCCCAACGTCACGCTGACCCCGCATTCGGCCGGCCCCACCTGGGAGAACTGGACCGCGCGCTTCCGCAACGGGTTCGACAACATCCAGCGGGTGGCGGCCGGCCGGGCGCCCAAGTGGGTGATCCCCGAGCTTTCGTCGTGA